One genomic segment of Clostridium estertheticum subsp. estertheticum includes these proteins:
- a CDS encoding ferritin-like domain-containing protein translates to MYISRVENPMMYNPQLQEALVGVKEAVQGEREDELFYDYLISVAPTREEKAIIISIRDDERKHNSLFRKIYKDFTGMEVSTAGENTFEKPNSYIDGIKKALFGELRAVEKYRAIRRALPMGPYRDVLFDIITDEIKHSSKYNYLFTLNNSLNIPSMNRRLVQDTSKFTPDDWVRYITPLVTRALAEAKEGINPEHLYQEFILSGVLVGLGKTPQEAIEQVEQWEKDGTSQLLAKSKMARGYNY, encoded by the coding sequence GTGTATATTTCAAGAGTAGAGAATCCAATGATGTATAATCCTCAATTACAGGAGGCACTTGTGGGGGTAAAAGAAGCAGTTCAAGGTGAAAGAGAAGATGAGCTTTTTTATGATTACCTTATAAGTGTAGCGCCTACTAGAGAAGAAAAAGCTATTATAATTTCTATAAGGGATGATGAACGCAAACATAATAGCTTATTTAGAAAAATTTATAAAGACTTTACAGGGATGGAAGTATCAACTGCTGGTGAAAACACCTTTGAAAAACCAAATTCTTATATAGATGGTATTAAAAAAGCTTTATTTGGAGAATTAAGAGCCGTAGAAAAATACAGGGCAATTAGAAGAGCTTTGCCTATGGGGCCCTATAGAGATGTATTATTTGATATAATTACGGATGAGATAAAACACTCATCTAAATACAATTATCTGTTTACCTTAAACAACAGTTTAAATATTCCATCTATGAATAGAAGATTGGTACAAGATACTTCTAAATTTACACCAGACGACTGGGTAAGATATATAACTCCATTAGTAACTCGTGCTTTAGCAGAAGCTAAAGAAGGGATTAATCCAGAACATTTATATCAAGAATTCATATTATCAGGAGTGCTTGTAGGACTAGGAAAAACCCCTCAGGAGGCTATTGAGCAAGTTGAACAATGGGAAAAGGATGGTACATCACAGCTGCTTGCAAAGAGTAAAATGGCAAGAGGCTACAATTACTAG
- a CDS encoding alpha/beta fold hydrolase, whose translation MNRPYLIMLPGFGMNSCVWKRISEFLWKDFELIFIEWDNIDLLDGFKQKVINIIEEKQLSSFSLLGWSLGSLVAEEIVLDNLWNINNLILIGGTSSFIQHKEEGYNLGWNKRIVERMKSQLYKNPKATLFNFYDSLFSDEEKKKGYNTQFLKIMEDNIKIQSVDSLALELDYLIQKDLRNKLVDVNIPLLMIHGEEDRICPIEATLYIKNILTHSNIEVIKSGGHIPFFTNPHDCYYFISKFIKKHL comes from the coding sequence ATGAATAGGCCCTATTTAATTATGCTACCTGGCTTTGGAATGAACAGTTGTGTTTGGAAAAGAATTAGTGAATTTTTATGGAAGGATTTTGAATTGATTTTTATTGAATGGGATAACATTGATTTATTAGACGGGTTTAAACAAAAAGTAATAAACATTATAGAAGAAAAACAACTTTCCTCTTTTTCCTTACTTGGATGGTCACTCGGATCTTTAGTAGCAGAGGAAATTGTTTTAGATAATTTGTGGAATATTAATAACTTAATTTTAATTGGAGGTACAAGCTCTTTTATTCAACATAAAGAAGAGGGGTACAATTTAGGGTGGAATAAAAGAATTGTAGAAAGAATGAAATCTCAGCTATATAAAAATCCGAAAGCAACACTCTTTAATTTTTATGACTCGTTGTTTTCAGATGAAGAAAAGAAAAAGGGATATAACACGCAATTTTTAAAGATAATGGAAGATAACATTAAAATTCAGTCAGTAGACTCTTTAGCACTGGAACTTGATTATTTAATTCAAAAAGATTTAAGAAATAAATTAGTAGATGTAAATATTCCTTTATTAATGATTCATGGTGAAGAAGATAGAATATGTCCAATAGAAGCTACTTTATATATTAAAAATATATTAACACACTCTAATATAGAAGTTATAAAGAGTGGGGGTCATATCCCATTTTTCACAAATCCTCATGATTGTTATTATTTCATATCAAAATTTATAAAAAAACACCTATAA
- a CDS encoding cytochrome b5 domain-containing protein, producing the protein MGRPAYVAVNGIVYDVSDISKWSGATHFGLTAGKDLSSQFESCHGVASKLDKLPRVGVLKGQL; encoded by the coding sequence ATGGGAAGACCTGCTTATGTAGCAGTTAATGGAATTGTATACGATGTAAGCGATATTTCAAAATGGAGCGGAGCTACACACTTCGGCTTAACTGCTGGTAAAGATTTAAGCTCACAGTTTGAAAGTTGCCATGGAGTGGCAAGCAAACTAGATAAGCTTCCTAGGGTTGGTGTACTTAAAGGGCAATTATAA
- a CDS encoding MarR family winged helix-turn-helix transcriptional regulator, whose amino-acid sequence MHNSISEKLLQQFHYFTNLIHRGRQQQSFGAHEINLGRGQGHLLGVLITNDGLTQKELSTQLRIRPTSLGELVSKLEQSNYVERRVNENDKRVSNVYITEEGRKIVNEIMKERQVVVNNMFISLSEDEKQQLLALMGKLITTMEENMDDNDNEEYENNKDQRIDRGNDSI is encoded by the coding sequence ATGCATAATTCAATATCAGAAAAATTACTACAACAATTTCATTATTTTACAAATCTTATTCACAGAGGACGCCAACAACAATCTTTTGGAGCTCATGAGATCAACCTTGGTCGCGGTCAAGGACATTTATTAGGTGTATTAATTACAAACGATGGTTTAACACAGAAAGAATTAAGCACACAATTGCGTATACGTCCTACTTCGCTCGGAGAATTAGTTAGCAAATTGGAACAAAGTAATTATGTAGAACGTCGTGTAAATGAAAATGACAAGCGGGTTTCGAATGTTTATATTACAGAGGAAGGCCGAAAAATCGTAAATGAAATTATGAAAGAAAGGCAGGTAGTGGTTAACAATATGTTTATTTCTTTATCAGAAGATGAAAAACAACAGCTTTTAGCGCTGATGGGCAAGTTGATCACGACCATGGAAGAAAATATGGATGATAATGATAATGAGGAATATGAGAATAATAAAGATCAACGCATTGATAGAGGAAACGATTCTATCTGA
- a CDS encoding response regulator transcription factor, with product MNTILLVEDDLSIIDGLEFSLRRNGFHIALARTVREGFLMLSDKKYDLLLLDLTLPDGSGFDICKKVRQSSDVPIIFLTASDEEVNIVMGLDIGGDDYITKPFKLNELISRIKALLRRYHIPSQEPIDLQSNDITIKLLESRVFKDSKEIELTSLEYRLLCLLMQNPNIVLTRNIILDRLWDSNGNFIDDNTLSVYVRRLRSKIEDNAENPKFLLTLRRLGYKWNVLK from the coding sequence GTGAATACAATTTTATTAGTAGAAGATGATTTGAGTATTATTGATGGTCTAGAGTTTTCACTCCGAAGGAATGGTTTTCATATTGCCTTAGCACGAACCGTAAGGGAAGGTTTTTTGATGCTTAGTGATAAGAAGTATGATTTGTTGCTACTCGATTTGACCTTACCTGATGGAAGCGGGTTTGACATCTGTAAGAAAGTACGGCAATCATCTGATGTACCCATTATATTTTTAACTGCTTCTGATGAAGAGGTCAATATTGTAATGGGTTTGGATATTGGTGGCGATGACTATATTACAAAACCTTTCAAATTGAATGAACTGATTTCGCGAATCAAAGCTTTGCTTCGCCGTTACCACATTCCTAGCCAAGAACCCATTGATTTGCAATCTAATGATATTACCATTAAGTTACTTGAAAGCCGAGTGTTTAAGGATTCCAAAGAAATAGAACTTACTAGTTTGGAGTATCGACTTCTGTGTCTGCTCATGCAAAACCCAAATATTGTGCTCACGAGAAACATTATTTTAGACAGGCTGTGGGATAGTAACGGCAACTTCATCGATGACAACACTCTATCCGTCTATGTACGAAGACTAAGAAGCAAAATTGAAGATAACGCTGAGAATCCGAAATTTTTATTGACATTACGCCGATTGGGATATAAGTGGAATGTGTTAAAGTGA
- a CDS encoding ABC transporter ATP-binding protein encodes MDILIAKNLSKTYGKGEVKVDALKEVSFSVAKGEFISIVGPSGSGKSTLLNLLGALDSPTSGNVLLDGKDISTMKEKNLSVFRRRNIGFIFQAFNLIPELNVEENILLPLLLDYKKPDMQYIGELLDILGLSSRKHHLPNQLSGGQQQRVAIGRALSTRPAIMLADEPTGNLDTKNSKEVINLLKLSVKRYNQTLIMITHNSSFASFSDRVLNVEDGIVSELGRVKK; translated from the coding sequence TTGGATATTTTAATAGCCAAAAATTTAAGCAAAACTTATGGAAAAGGTGAAGTGAAAGTTGACGCACTGAAAGAGGTATCTTTTTCCGTTGCAAAAGGGGAATTTATCTCAATTGTTGGGCCATCCGGTTCAGGAAAAAGTACACTGCTGAATCTCCTTGGGGCATTGGACTCTCCAACCTCTGGAAATGTCTTGCTTGATGGCAAAGACATATCTACCATGAAGGAAAAGAATCTCTCTGTGTTCCGCAGACGCAACATTGGATTTATTTTTCAGGCATTCAATCTAATTCCCGAATTAAACGTAGAAGAGAACATTTTGTTGCCACTGCTACTTGACTACAAGAAACCGGATATGCAATATATTGGTGAACTTTTGGACATACTTGGGCTCTCCAGCAGGAAACACCACCTTCCAAACCAGCTTTCTGGAGGACAGCAACAGCGCGTAGCAATCGGGCGTGCTCTTTCAACTCGTCCCGCAATTATGCTGGCAGACGAACCCACGGGAAATCTTGATACAAAAAACAGCAAGGAGGTAATCAATCTTTTAAAGCTTTCTGTCAAAAGATATAATCAGACATTAATTATGATTACCCATAATTCGAGTTTTGCCTCCTTCTCGGATCGGGTACTAAACGTAGAGGATGGTATTGTATCCGAACTAGGGAGGGTTAAAAAATGA
- a CDS encoding MATE family efflux transporter yields MEQNKDSYSYYFEDAPIPKAIVHMAVPMMLGMSINMLYSIIDAFFIGKLNNTAMMTAVTLALPFTTILMAIGNVFGTGGGTYISRLLGEKDLGDAKKISSVSFYLSLLSGFIFMLLAIPLLHPILQILGARGDTVSFTQSYIMVFIIGSPFVIANFTLEQIVRAEGASTISMNGMILSVIINVILDPILIFTCNLGIAGAALGTIIGNLGAVLYYVYYLRNKSATLTISLKTFKPTITICSNIFKIGITAFLLDGFLMVSSLLLNNFSARYGDYAVAGFGISLRLVQLSEFIGMGLYMGVVPLIAYAYTAKNIKRMKKVINTTTTYILILTIFISLIIFIFRNPIYHLFSRDVNVINTGIYILMAMLISSLFAAITGIITAIFQAIGRAKEATIMSIAQGILLIPIMVSGNYIFGLHGLIWSMTVTEVLTCLLGLCLWIKFNRDTTKIDSDLDN; encoded by the coding sequence ATGGAACAAAATAAAGATTCATATTCATACTATTTCGAGGACGCACCTATACCAAAGGCTATTGTACATATGGCAGTTCCCATGATGCTAGGAATGTCTATTAATATGCTTTATAGTATTATTGATGCATTTTTTATTGGAAAGCTCAATAATACAGCAATGATGACTGCAGTTACATTAGCCTTGCCATTTACAACTATATTAATGGCAATCGGGAATGTTTTTGGTACAGGTGGTGGCACCTATATTTCTAGATTATTAGGTGAGAAAGATTTAGGAGATGCAAAAAAAATCTCATCTGTTTCTTTTTATCTGAGTCTATTATCTGGATTTATATTTATGTTACTTGCTATTCCATTGCTTCATCCTATTTTGCAAATATTAGGAGCAAGAGGTGATACTGTTTCGTTTACTCAAAGCTATATTATGGTTTTTATCATTGGAAGTCCATTTGTAATTGCTAATTTTACATTAGAACAAATAGTTCGGGCGGAGGGTGCTTCAACAATTTCAATGAATGGTATGATTCTCAGCGTTATAATAAATGTTATTTTGGATCCAATTTTAATTTTTACATGTAATTTAGGCATCGCAGGCGCTGCACTTGGTACAATTATTGGTAATTTAGGTGCAGTGTTATATTATGTGTATTATCTTAGAAATAAAAGTGCAACTCTAACCATCTCCTTAAAGACATTTAAACCAACCATTACTATATGTAGTAACATTTTTAAAATTGGTATAACGGCTTTTTTGTTGGACGGCTTCTTAATGGTATCCAGTCTCTTATTAAACAATTTTTCCGCACGTTATGGCGATTATGCTGTCGCTGGCTTTGGAATTTCGCTGCGACTTGTTCAACTTTCAGAATTCATTGGTATGGGTTTATATATGGGGGTTGTTCCATTAATTGCCTATGCGTATACTGCTAAGAATATAAAACGAATGAAGAAAGTTATTAATACTACAACAACATATATTTTAATACTAACTATATTTATTTCACTTATAATTTTTATTTTTCGAAACCCAATATACCATTTATTTAGTAGAGATGTTAATGTAATAAACACTGGTATATACATTTTGATGGCTATGCTCATTTCATCATTGTTTGCTGCAATTACTGGTATTATTACAGCTATATTCCAAGCAATTGGAAGAGCTAAAGAGGCAACCATAATGTCTATAGCACAGGGAATATTATTAATTCCCATTATGGTTTCAGGAAATTATATTTTCGGGTTACATGGACTTATATGGTCAATGACTGTGACTGAAGTATTAACTTGCCTATTAGGATTATGCTTATGGATTAAGTTTAATCGTGATACTACTAAAATAGACTCAGATTTAGATAATTAA
- the bioC gene encoding malonyl-ACP O-methyltransferase BioC codes for MIDKKQLKLHFSKNASNYDEYAHVQKDMKNSLVKFMMQNNKNNTEVKNILEIGCGTGYLTSTLIDLFPHSHITAVDIAPGMITEIKSKIKNDSVDFICGDLEEMNFNNTYDIIISNATFQWFNHIHATIEKLYALLNPKGILCFSTFGKHTFCELNECFKKVREELSIKESVYSGQSFYSLNELSTLCKEATKNQRIDDVLVEGKEKFEYEYFNNCNDFFTSIKKTGANNSNKDNKCTSLTFIKKVIKYYNENFSENNKVKATYHCLFLKITSITL; via the coding sequence ATGATTGATAAAAAACAGTTAAAACTTCATTTTAGTAAAAATGCATCAAATTATGATGAATATGCTCACGTGCAAAAGGATATGAAAAATTCTTTAGTGAAATTTATGATGCAAAACAATAAAAATAACACAGAAGTTAAAAATATTTTAGAGATTGGTTGTGGAACGGGTTACTTAACATCTACTTTAATTGATCTTTTTCCGCATTCGCATATTACTGCTGTTGATATTGCGCCAGGAATGATTACTGAAATAAAGTCAAAAATTAAAAATGATTCTGTTGATTTTATTTGTGGTGATTTGGAAGAAATGAATTTTAATAATACTTACGATATTATTATTTCTAATGCCACCTTTCAATGGTTTAATCATATTCATGCAACAATAGAAAAATTATATGCTCTATTGAATCCAAAGGGTATCCTTTGCTTTTCTACATTTGGAAAACATACTTTTTGTGAATTAAATGAATGTTTTAAAAAAGTAAGGGAAGAACTGTCTATAAAGGAATCTGTATATTCAGGACAGTCTTTTTATAGTCTTAATGAATTATCTACATTATGTAAAGAGGCTACAAAAAATCAGAGGATTGATGATGTTTTAGTAGAAGGTAAAGAAAAATTTGAATATGAATATTTCAATAACTGTAATGATTTTTTCACTTCAATAAAAAAAACTGGTGCTAATAATAGTAATAAAGACAATAAATGTACTTCTCTAACTTTTATTAAAAAAGTAATCAAGTATTATAATGAAAATTTTTCTGAAAATAATAAAGTAAAAGCTACTTATCATTGCTTATTCCTTAAAATAACATCCATAACATTGTAG
- the bioF gene encoding 8-amino-7-oxononanoate synthase, translating into MNYITDKLIKIKDKGLYRELRYIDTAQSPRVKIEGKDFILLGSNNYLGLCDDFRLKKAAIDAINKYGVGSGGSRLTTGSYDLHKQLEEKIASFKGTEASLVFNTGYMANVGIISALCDGGWVIFSDKLNHASIIDGYRLSGAKLIRYKHCDMNDLLNKINKYKGSNNLIVTDGVFSMDGDIAPLPEIVKIAKKFNMMTMVDDAHATGILGKNGSGTASYFGLDNEIDIIMGTLSKAVASEGGYVAGKKDLINYLINSARSFIYSTALSPSTIAVSIKALEIIEEDEERRVKLLKTSNWFQNQLKVAGFNVMETRTPIIPILIGEVDKAVEFSKILLSQGVYVPAIRPPSVPRGTSRLRISLMATHSKEDLEEALVKIKEIGKELKIIGGLL; encoded by the coding sequence ATGAATTATATAACAGATAAACTTATAAAAATTAAGGATAAAGGATTATATAGAGAACTTAGATACATTGATACAGCGCAATCACCTAGGGTTAAAATTGAAGGAAAAGATTTTATACTTCTAGGATCAAATAACTATTTAGGTCTTTGTGATGATTTTAGGTTAAAAAAAGCTGCTATTGATGCAATCAACAAATATGGTGTTGGGTCAGGTGGTTCTAGATTAACCACAGGAAGTTATGACCTACATAAACAATTAGAGGAAAAGATTGCATCATTTAAAGGGACGGAAGCAAGTTTAGTTTTTAATACTGGATATATGGCTAATGTGGGTATTATTTCAGCCTTGTGCGACGGTGGCTGGGTAATTTTTTCCGATAAATTAAATCATGCTAGTATTATTGATGGCTATCGGTTAAGTGGTGCAAAACTTATAAGGTACAAGCATTGTGATATGAATGATTTATTAAATAAAATAAATAAGTATAAAGGGAGTAACAATTTAATTGTAACAGATGGTGTATTTAGCATGGATGGGGATATTGCACCATTGCCAGAGATTGTGAAAATTGCAAAGAAATTTAACATGATGACAATGGTAGATGATGCACATGCTACCGGGATCTTAGGTAAAAATGGATCAGGTACAGCATCATATTTTGGTTTAGATAATGAAATTGATATTATTATGGGAACTTTAAGTAAAGCTGTTGCTTCAGAAGGCGGATATGTAGCCGGTAAAAAGGATTTAATTAATTATTTAATAAACTCTGCAAGGAGCTTTATTTATTCTACAGCTTTATCCCCTAGTACAATCGCAGTTTCTATAAAGGCACTAGAAATTATTGAAGAGGATGAGGAAAGAAGAGTTAAACTATTAAAAACCTCAAACTGGTTTCAAAACCAACTTAAAGTAGCAGGATTTAATGTAATGGAAACCAGAACCCCAATCATTCCCATATTAATTGGAGAAGTAGACAAGGCTGTTGAATTCAGCAAAATATTATTATCTCAAGGCGTATATGTACCAGCCATTCGACCACCCTCTGTACCACGAGGAACAAGTCGTTTAAGAATTTCTTTAATGGCAACACATTCAAAAGAAGATTTAGAAGAAGCATTGGTTAAAATTAAAGAAATAGGAAAAGAATTAAAGATTATTGGGGGCTTATTATGA
- a CDS encoding sensor histidine kinase produces MRIFINHNIRKLFSMVSIILLCSILIAQVMVYFMTNQYKKEIITHDYAIAGYLYQQDITTDHIVPAFTSKKSIEDYTIGRKLLQPTGYTESINNKLLPEIQSFHEKFEILALILSFVVSLLLLTTLFIFFVWQDRKFEKASEDILSFMYGNKDIRFSDNEEGIVSQLFSSINVMATSLTAHITKEKQTKEFLKNTISDISHQLKTPLTALKMYNEIVQEENTNNVVVDSFNIKSCNQLERMEYLIQNLLKLSRLDADAIELAKSNCLMKDLLEGVVIGFSTRAKSENKSIMLMCNSHIMLNCDGDWILEAISNIIKNALDHTVSRNEVQILCDETPVLICITIKDNGSGIHPEDIHYIFKRFYRSRFSKEKDGTGIGLTLAKAIVEKHGGSITVESTLNQGTTFYLTFPKLTNL; encoded by the coding sequence ATGAGAATTTTTATTAATCACAATATAAGGAAACTATTTTCAATGGTATCCATAATTCTTTTGTGTTCTATTTTAATAGCACAGGTCATGGTATATTTCATGACAAACCAATATAAAAAGGAGATTATTACACACGATTATGCCATTGCCGGATATTTATATCAACAGGATATAACAACAGACCATATTGTACCTGCCTTCACCAGTAAAAAAAGCATAGAAGATTATACTATTGGGCGGAAGCTTTTGCAGCCTACTGGGTATACAGAAAGTATAAATAACAAGCTTCTGCCTGAAATTCAAAGTTTCCATGAGAAATTCGAGATTCTGGCACTGATACTTTCTTTTGTCGTATCGCTGCTACTGCTTACAACATTATTTATTTTTTTCGTCTGGCAGGACAGAAAATTTGAAAAGGCCAGCGAGGATATCTTAAGTTTTATGTACGGTAATAAAGATATCCGCTTCAGCGACAATGAGGAAGGTATTGTATCTCAGCTTTTTTCCTCTATAAATGTGATGGCAACGTCTCTAACTGCCCATATAACAAAGGAAAAGCAGACAAAGGAGTTTCTAAAGAATACGATCTCTGACATATCACATCAGTTAAAAACACCATTGACTGCGCTAAAAATGTACAATGAAATTGTTCAGGAAGAAAACACAAACAACGTTGTTGTGGACAGCTTCAACATAAAAAGTTGTAATCAACTGGAAAGGATGGAATATCTAATTCAAAATCTTCTGAAATTATCGCGGCTAGATGCTGACGCCATAGAACTCGCCAAAAGCAACTGCCTTATGAAAGATTTGCTAGAAGGTGTCGTTATAGGTTTCTCCACCCGTGCAAAATCAGAGAACAAATCAATTATGCTAATGTGCAATAGCCATATTATGTTAAATTGCGACGGAGATTGGATACTGGAAGCTATCAGTAATATTATAAAAAATGCATTAGATCATACCGTTTCAAGAAATGAAGTTCAAATTCTATGCGACGAAACGCCTGTGTTAATTTGTATCACAATTAAAGACAACGGTAGTGGCATCCACCCAGAGGATATCCATTATATTTTCAAAAGATTTTATAGAAGCAGATTCTCCAAGGAGAAGGATGGTACTGGCATTGGACTTACCCTTGCGAAAGCCATTGTGGAAAAACATGGAGGCTCAATCACGGTGGAAAGCACGTTGAACCAGGGAACGACTTTTTATTTGACTTTTCCAAAGCTTACAAATCTGTAA
- a CDS encoding ABC transporter permease, whose amino-acid sequence MKNYLELAPKYLSAHKRKTRLTITSVAMAVALVVGIFSMVDALVKFEKAQVLKDQGNYHILIRNPSPREIQAIGSRIDVQNAGTWKDLGEGTINGENCALTSLDENFAKNINFNLNKGRYPTSKNEIMLEKWFMEKSKPAHKIGDTMTITLPGKIIKKFTISGIYNNWGATKAAAIPAVFVSTKMSEQLKPKSSQYFVLFKDGVNIIKVEGEIKKTLNIVDARIGHNEGLLALMMQTKNNNVLKMYAVGGVLFFLVLITGVVMIYNTFNISVMERVRQFGILRCIGASEIQIKRLVKREGLSISWRAIPIGVFAGILITFICTAILKFYNTKLYGGIPLINFSVFGIGAGIVIGFLTVFIASLLPAKKAAKVSPVSALSGSMDSKISRKTKQGLLMKIFHAEIVIGISNSVYKKKTLFLISSSIALSIIMFMCFSVFVNPTFLGIKAPEVYTPDVSITSSQGIGENIYKKLSTLGNVKRVYGRMSNYVDATFDVTRLTGTYKKEMGPIKTESNGLMVAKEKSWIVSYDSMQMQWAKKSLMAGGMDENELNTQNGIVAVVKNYRKGELAADASMKVGDAVYIKTATWTKEYKVMGILSSVPYESEKQTLTTFITTQKQFAKITGDITSNYKTIDIQLNKKNQEQTINEIKALAKNSVTLHDSRQLNAEASSSFMTIAVFIYGFVGIITFISILNIINTMNTNITSKTKYLGIMRAIGMSDRQLTRMALAEAVVYTASGCVFGCAIGVLLQKNLTSFLISNWHFPVLQVVLIFIISILTAAFSIISPLRRIKARGISEVIGSL is encoded by the coding sequence ATGAAAAACTATCTTGAGCTCGCACCAAAATACCTATCTGCCCATAAACGGAAAACGCGTCTGACCATCACTAGTGTTGCCATGGCGGTTGCACTGGTTGTTGGTATATTTTCTATGGTAGATGCATTGGTAAAATTTGAAAAAGCACAAGTGCTAAAGGATCAAGGTAACTACCATATTTTGATTCGAAATCCATCCCCAAGAGAGATTCAAGCTATTGGTAGTCGTATTGATGTACAAAATGCTGGAACCTGGAAAGACCTTGGTGAAGGAACCATCAACGGTGAGAATTGTGCCCTCACCTCTTTAGATGAAAATTTCGCGAAAAATATCAATTTTAATCTCAATAAAGGCCGTTACCCGACGTCTAAAAATGAAATTATGCTTGAAAAATGGTTTATGGAAAAATCTAAGCCTGCCCATAAAATCGGTGATACAATGACAATTACCTTACCAGGCAAAATAATTAAGAAGTTCACCATTAGCGGTATATACAATAACTGGGGTGCTACCAAAGCTGCTGCTATACCTGCTGTATTCGTGTCAACAAAAATGTCAGAACAGCTAAAACCGAAATCAAGCCAATATTTTGTTCTATTTAAAGATGGTGTAAATATTATAAAAGTTGAAGGAGAAATCAAGAAAACTTTGAATATAGTAGATGCTCGCATAGGACACAATGAAGGTCTTTTAGCCCTCATGATGCAAACCAAAAACAATAATGTGTTGAAGATGTATGCTGTTGGCGGCGTCCTATTTTTTCTTGTCCTTATTACAGGAGTTGTAATGATTTACAACACTTTCAACATTTCAGTAATGGAAAGAGTTCGTCAATTCGGGATTCTGAGATGTATAGGGGCGTCAGAGATACAAATAAAACGTTTGGTAAAAAGAGAAGGCTTATCCATAAGTTGGAGAGCAATCCCAATTGGCGTATTTGCTGGTATTCTGATAACCTTTATTTGTACCGCAATATTAAAATTTTACAATACCAAGCTTTATGGGGGCATTCCATTGATTAATTTCAGTGTATTCGGCATTGGCGCAGGTATTGTGATAGGGTTTCTGACAGTCTTTATTGCTTCGTTATTACCTGCGAAAAAAGCTGCAAAAGTTTCTCCTGTAAGTGCCTTGAGCGGAAGTATGGATAGTAAAATATCTCGAAAGACCAAGCAAGGCCTTCTAATGAAGATATTTCACGCTGAAATTGTTATTGGTATCAGCAACTCTGTTTACAAGAAGAAAACTCTTTTTCTGATATCCAGTTCTATTGCTCTAAGTATCATTATGTTTATGTGTTTTAGTGTTTTCGTCAATCCCACATTTTTGGGAATAAAAGCTCCGGAAGTCTATACGCCTGACGTTTCAATCACATCATCGCAAGGTATTGGCGAAAATATATACAAGAAACTGTCAACGCTTGGCAATGTAAAAAGGGTGTATGGAAGAATGTCAAACTATGTGGATGCTACGTTTGACGTTACAAGGCTGACGGGTACCTATAAAAAGGAAATGGGTCCCATCAAGACAGAAAGCAATGGCTTGATGGTTGCAAAGGAAAAATCATGGATTGTTTCCTACGACTCAATGCAAATGCAATGGGCAAAGAAATCATTAATGGCTGGAGGTATGGATGAAAATGAACTTAATACTCAGAATGGTATTGTTGCCGTTGTTAAAAATTATAGAAAAGGAGAATTAGCAGCAGACGCAAGTATGAAGGTTGGTGATGCTGTCTATATTAAAACCGCAACGTGGACTAAAGAATATAAAGTCATGGGAATCTTGAGTTCTGTGCCATATGAAAGCGAAAAACAGACATTAACCACATTTATCACCACCCAAAAGCAGTTTGCAAAGATCACTGGAGATATAACCTCTAACTATAAAACAATCGATATACAACTGAACAAAAAAAATCAAGAACAAACCATAAATGAAATAAAAGCGTTAGCCAAAAATTCGGTGACACTGCATGACAGTCGTCAGCTAAACGCAGAAGCAAGTAGCTCATTTATGACCATAGCAGTATTTATTTACGGATTTGTAGGTATAATTACATTCATCAGTATTCTAAATATTATAAATACGATGAATACCAACATCACATCCAAAACCAAGTATTTGGGAATTATGCGTGCAATAGGCATGTCTGACAGACAACTTACAAGAATGGCATTGGCAGAAGCTGTCGTCTATACGGCGAGCGGATGCGTCTTCGGATGCGCCATCGGTGTTCTATTACAGAAAAATCTGACTTCCTTTCTTATTTCTAACTGGCATTTTCCTGTATTACAAGTCGTCCTAATATTCATTATTTCCATTCTAACTGCAGCATTCTCAATCATCAGCCCATTAAGGAGAATAAAGGCTCGTGGAATTTCTGAAGTCATTGGATCGCTCTAA